A stretch of the Fusobacterium varium genome encodes the following:
- a CDS encoding two-component sensor histidine kinase, with amino-acid sequence MKIRWKIFFLMFSVVVMIILGLLVTNSIYLEKFYIKNKKEKLVELGKILVDPKYVIDFQNLEMHSNVAILIKKNQELYKLETESILSKGEIDSIARKLRENEYVFEEITLLDYRGKVLILFMPYRSDRYIEIITPLSFIQEGLEISTRYHLLIIMLALVIGSSMSFIFSKKMTDPILEIKEITQKISELDFNRKFEKDSKDEIGELGYAINRMGETLEKSIDELNKVNKKLMLDIENEKRLDKLRKEFIASVSHELKTPISIIQGYAQGLVENVANEEDKNFYCEVIMEESLKMDSLVKELLLISQMESGYFKMDIEEINFYPIIKDIRDKYSSKYKRVIYNGSKEIFVLCDEKYIERVLDNLVVNALKYSSGERDIIITAEDIGNKERIIVSNETDRLTEGDLDSIWTPFYRLDKVRDRDGHGLGLSIVRGILENHKSKFGVYFSEEKVVNFWFELAKRTDDIKDVYDDEELEAEEV; translated from the coding sequence ATGAAGATAAGATGGAAAATATTTTTCCTGATGTTCAGTGTAGTAGTTATGATAATCTTAGGGTTATTAGTAACAAATAGTATATATCTGGAAAAATTCTATATAAAAAACAAGAAAGAAAAACTTGTGGAACTAGGAAAAATACTTGTCGATCCTAAATATGTTATAGATTTTCAAAATCTTGAAATGCATTCAAATGTCGCCATACTTATAAAGAAAAATCAAGAACTATATAAACTTGAAACTGAGTCAATACTTTCTAAAGGAGAGATAGATAGTATAGCACGAAAACTTAGAGAAAATGAGTATGTTTTTGAAGAAATAACACTACTTGACTATAGAGGAAAAGTTTTAATACTTTTTATGCCTTATAGAAGTGATAGATATATTGAAATAATAACTCCTCTCAGTTTTATTCAAGAGGGATTGGAAATATCTACAAGATATCATCTTCTGATAATAATGCTGGCTCTGGTAATAGGATCTTCTATGTCATTTATATTTTCTAAAAAAATGACTGATCCTATATTGGAAATAAAAGAGATAACTCAAAAAATTTCAGAACTTGATTTTAACAGAAAATTTGAAAAAGACAGCAAAGATGAAATTGGAGAATTAGGTTATGCTATTAATAGAATGGGAGAAACACTGGAAAAAAGCATAGATGAGTTAAATAAAGTCAATAAAAAACTTATGCTGGATATTGAAAATGAAAAAAGATTAGACAAATTGAGAAAAGAGTTTATAGCAAGTGTCAGTCATGAATTAAAAACACCTATATCAATAATACAAGGATATGCACAAGGACTTGTTGAAAATGTTGCAAATGAAGAAGATAAAAACTTCTATTGTGAAGTTATTATGGAAGAAAGTTTAAAAATGGATTCACTAGTTAAAGAACTTTTATTAATATCACAGATGGAATCAGGATATTTTAAAATGGATATAGAAGAGATAAATTTCTATCCTATAATAAAGGATATAAGAGATAAGTATTCTTCTAAATATAAAAGAGTAATTTATAATGGAAGCAAAGAAATTTTTGTTTTGTGTGATGAAAAATATATTGAAAGAGTACTGGATAACTTAGTGGTGAATGCTTTAAAATATTCTTCTGGTGAAAGAGATATAATTATAACTGCAGAAGATATCGGAAATAAGGAAAGAATAATTGTGAGCAATGAAACAGATAGACTAACTGAAGGAGATTTAGATAGTATATGGACGCCATTTTATAGACTGGATAAAGTTAGAGATAGAGACGGACATGGGTTGGGTCTGTCCATTGTAAGAGGAATATTAGAAAATCATAAAAGTAAATTTGGAGTATATTTTTCAGAAGAAAAGGTTGTAAATTTTTGGTTTGAACTAGCTAAAAGGACAGATGATATAAAAGATGTCTATGATGACGAAGAATTAGAAGCAGAAGAAGTATAG
- a CDS encoding short chain fatty acids transporter — MNNQQTKQGAFKRFTSFCVSLMQKYLPDPYIFCAMLTFIVFAGAVIFTKQSPMRVIGHWTNGFWSLLSFSMQMALVLVTGHTMASSNVFKKILSSMASKLSSPKQAIVVVTLVSTIACILNWGFGLVIGAIFAKEIAKKVKGVDYRLLIASAYTGFLVWHGGLSGSIPLQVASDSVAALSKQTAGAVTENIPTSLTLFSPMNLFIVGALIIMLPLINRAMYPADNEVVTVDPKLLEEPEEKVLLHKNMTPAEKIENSKVVSIILGVMGWAYILQYFVTKGFNLNLNLVNFIFLFTGIILHGTPRKFINAFGEATKGAAGILLQFPFYAGIMGIMTGTNADGSSLAILMSNFFVNISTPKTFPLFSFLSAGIVNFFVPSGGGQWAVQAPIVMPAGVEIGVSTAKSAMAIAWGDAWTNMIQPFWALPALGIAGLGAKDIMGYCLIVLLCSGVVISAGFLLF; from the coding sequence ATGAACAATCAACAAACTAAGCAAGGGGCATTTAAAAGATTCACATCTTTCTGTGTTTCTTTGATGCAAAAGTATTTGCCAGATCCATATATTTTCTGTGCAATGCTGACATTTATAGTATTTGCAGGGGCAGTTATTTTTACTAAGCAGTCACCAATGAGAGTTATAGGTCATTGGACAAATGGTTTCTGGTCATTATTATCATTTTCAATGCAGATGGCATTGGTACTTGTAACAGGGCATACAATGGCTAGTTCAAATGTATTCAAAAAAATATTATCAAGTATGGCATCTAAACTATCTAGTCCTAAACAGGCTATTGTTGTAGTAACATTAGTTTCTACTATAGCATGTATATTAAACTGGGGATTTGGATTGGTTATAGGAGCTATTTTTGCTAAAGAAATAGCTAAAAAAGTAAAAGGTGTAGACTATAGGCTTCTTATAGCTTCAGCTTATACAGGATTTTTAGTGTGGCATGGAGGACTGTCTGGTTCTATTCCTTTACAAGTAGCAAGTGATAGTGTAGCAGCTCTTTCTAAACAAACTGCTGGTGCTGTAACTGAAAATATACCTACAAGTCTGACTTTGTTTTCACCAATGAATTTATTTATTGTTGGAGCACTTATTATAATGCTTCCATTAATAAATAGGGCTATGTATCCAGCTGATAATGAAGTTGTTACTGTTGATCCAAAATTATTGGAAGAACCTGAAGAAAAAGTTTTACTTCATAAAAATATGACTCCAGCTGAAAAAATAGAGAATAGTAAAGTTGTTTCTATTATTTTAGGAGTTATGGGTTGGGCTTATATTCTTCAATATTTTGTTACTAAAGGATTTAATTTAAATCTTAATCTAGTTAACTTTATATTTTTATTTACAGGAATCATTCTTCATGGGACACCTAGAAAATTCATAAATGCTTTTGGTGAAGCAACTAAAGGAGCAGCTGGAATACTTTTACAATTTCCATTCTATGCTGGAATTATGGGGATTATGACAGGAACAAATGCAGATGGATCATCATTAGCTATATTAATGTCTAATTTCTTCGTGAATATTTCTACACCAAAAACATTCCCATTATTCTCATTCTTAAGTGCAGGAATAGTAAACTTCTTTGTACCTTCTGGAGGAGGACAATGGGCAGTTCAAGCTCCAATTGTAATGCCAGCAGGAGTTGAGATAGGTGTATCTACAGCTAAATCAGCTATGGCTATCGCTTGGGGAGATGCTTGGACAAATATGATACAGCCGTTCTGGGCTTTGCCAGCATTAGGTATTGCAGGATTAGGTGCTAAAGATATTATGGGATACTGCTTAATAGTACTTTTATGTTCAGGAGTAGTTATTTCAGCAGGATTCTTGTTATTCTAG
- a CDS encoding putative DNA lyase yields the protein MKKNEYFYEIKKIYEEKKDEIEKRLKDFKDIWEKGSNEEIHTELSFCILTPQSKAVNAWKAITTLRDNGLLFNGTAEEMVEYLNIVRFKNNKAKYLVALREQMKDKDGKIITKDFFESISDINEKREWIVKNIKGMAYKEASHFLRNVGFGKKISILDRHILKNLVKLEVMEEVPKSLTPKLYLEIEEKMKAYCDYVDISMDSLDLLLWYKEAGEIFK from the coding sequence ATGAAAAAAAATGAATATTTTTATGAAATAAAAAAAATATATGAAGAAAAAAAAGATGAGATAGAAAAAAGATTGAAAGATTTTAAAGATATATGGGAGAAAGGAAGCAATGAGGAGATTCATACAGAGCTTTCTTTCTGTATTCTTACTCCTCAATCTAAAGCAGTAAATGCATGGAAAGCTATTACAACTCTTAGGGATAATGGACTTTTATTCAATGGAACTGCTGAAGAAATGGTGGAATATCTCAATATAGTAAGATTTAAGAATAATAAAGCAAAATATTTAGTTGCTCTCAGAGAGCAAATGAAAGATAAAGATGGCAAAATAATAACAAAGGATTTTTTTGAAAGCATATCTGATATTAATGAAAAAAGAGAATGGATAGTAAAAAATATTAAAGGAATGGCCTATAAAGAAGCCAGTCATTTTTTAAGAAACGTCGGATTCGGAAAGAAAATTTCGATTTTAGATAGACATATCCTGAAAAATTTAGTAAAATTAGAAGTAATGGAAGAAGTTCCAAAATCTCTGACTCCTAAATTATATTTAGAGATCGAAGAAAAGATGAAAGCTTATTGTGATTATGTAGATATATCTATGGATAGTTTAGATTTACTTCTATGGTACAAGGAAGCCGGAGAAATATTTAAATAA